A genomic region of Streptomyces rimosus contains the following coding sequences:
- the lysA gene encoding diaminopimelate decarboxylase — protein sequence MTVTTTTPQRTTGQPAGPDRPGLPGSPSDDLPDDLSVWPASTAELPHADLSVGGVPLTELAERFGTPTYVLDEAEVRARCRAYLRAFPDADVLYAAKAFLCRAMAHWVREEGLGLDVCSAGELELAVTTGFPPSRIVLHGNAKSPDDLSTALRLGVGRIVIDSTSEIARLAAAVPAGSRQQVLVRVVPGIAAGGHAKIRTGTDDQKFGLSLADGSAQHAITRILGQPRLHLVGLHCHLGSQITTVKPFLSAVRRLVGLLARIQEQHGVTLSQLDIGGGHGVAYRPGEAAMDIAALGAKVRAELAGGCAAAGLPVPRLTVEPGRAIAGPSGVALYRVLSVKRTGEHTFVAVDGGMSDNPRPALYGVRYAPRLVGRRSSAAPAPVSVVGRHCEAGDVLAAGVRLPGDVRPGDLIAVPVAGAYHLSMASGYNLVGRPPVVAVADGQARTLVRRESLADIQGRDIGL from the coding sequence ATGACCGTGACGACCACGACACCGCAGCGCACCACCGGGCAGCCGGCCGGCCCGGACCGCCCCGGCCTCCCGGGCAGCCCGTCCGACGACCTCCCCGACGACCTCTCCGTATGGCCCGCCTCGACGGCCGAACTGCCGCACGCCGACCTCTCCGTGGGCGGCGTCCCGCTCACCGAGCTGGCCGAGCGCTTCGGCACCCCCACGTACGTCCTGGACGAGGCCGAGGTACGCGCCCGATGCCGCGCCTACCTGCGCGCCTTCCCCGACGCCGACGTCCTGTACGCGGCCAAGGCGTTCCTGTGCCGCGCCATGGCCCACTGGGTGCGGGAGGAGGGCCTGGGCCTGGACGTCTGCTCCGCCGGCGAGTTGGAACTCGCCGTCACCACCGGCTTCCCGCCCTCCCGCATCGTGCTGCACGGCAACGCCAAGAGTCCGGACGACCTGAGTACCGCGCTGCGTCTGGGAGTCGGCCGGATCGTCATCGACAGCACCTCCGAGATCGCCCGGCTCGCCGCCGCGGTCCCCGCGGGTTCCCGGCAGCAGGTACTCGTACGAGTGGTTCCCGGCATCGCGGCCGGCGGCCACGCCAAGATCCGTACCGGTACCGACGACCAGAAGTTCGGCCTCTCTCTGGCCGACGGCTCGGCCCAGCACGCCATCACCCGCATACTGGGCCAGCCGCGGCTGCACCTGGTGGGGCTGCACTGTCACCTGGGCTCCCAGATCACCACCGTCAAACCGTTCCTGTCGGCCGTCCGGCGGCTGGTGGGCCTGCTGGCCCGCATCCAGGAGCAGCACGGCGTCACACTGTCGCAGCTGGACATCGGCGGCGGCCACGGCGTCGCCTACCGGCCCGGCGAGGCCGCCATGGACATCGCGGCGCTCGGCGCCAAGGTACGGGCCGAGCTGGCCGGCGGCTGCGCGGCGGCCGGACTGCCGGTGCCCCGCCTGACCGTCGAGCCGGGCCGTGCCATCGCGGGCCCGTCCGGCGTCGCCCTGTACCGGGTGCTGTCCGTCAAGCGGACCGGTGAGCACACCTTCGTGGCCGTCGACGGCGGGATGAGCGACAACCCGCGGCCCGCGCTGTACGGGGTGCGGTACGCGCCCCGGCTGGTCGGGCGCCGGTCGAGCGCCGCCCCCGCGCCGGTGAGCGTGGTGGGGCGGCACTGCGAGGCCGGCGATGTGCTCGCCGCCGGCGTACGGCTGCCCGGCGACGTGCGGCCCGGCGACCTGATCGCCGTACCGGTGGCGGGCGCGTACCACCTGTCCATGGCCTCGGGCTACAACCTGGTGGGCCGCCCGCCGGTGGTCGCCGTCGCGGACGGGCAGGCGCGCACGCTCGTACGGCGGGAGTCGCTGGCCGATATCCAGGGGCGCGATATCGGGCTGTGA
- a CDS encoding FadR/GntR family transcriptional regulator translates to MALQAAGRQSLVDTVVEALRAQLAAGTWPVGERIPTEHALAEQLQVGRNTVREAVRVLVHAGMLRSRQGEGTFVVSQADPGDIMRGVQRAGIRDVLELRIALEAEAARLAAQRHRPDDLDRMRAALDAQAALEAANGQPFGGDLELYADHDVAFHRAVVEAAHNTALTATYAWFSSSVREALLTSLDDEQMPRMVHGDHRAVLDAIASGDPEAAEKAVRALLEPPKRALEKLLAER, encoded by the coding sequence ATGGCATTGCAGGCAGCGGGACGACAGTCCCTCGTGGACACCGTCGTCGAGGCCCTGCGCGCCCAGCTGGCCGCCGGCACCTGGCCGGTGGGCGAGCGCATCCCCACCGAACACGCGCTGGCCGAACAGCTCCAGGTCGGACGCAACACCGTCCGCGAGGCCGTACGGGTCCTGGTGCACGCCGGCATGCTGCGCTCCCGGCAGGGCGAGGGCACCTTCGTCGTCTCCCAGGCCGACCCGGGCGACATCATGCGCGGCGTGCAGCGGGCCGGGATCCGCGACGTACTGGAGCTGCGCATCGCCCTGGAGGCGGAGGCCGCCCGTCTGGCGGCCCAGCGGCACCGGCCGGACGACCTGGACCGGATGCGGGCCGCGCTGGACGCACAGGCCGCCCTGGAGGCCGCCAACGGGCAGCCCTTCGGCGGCGACCTGGAGCTGTACGCCGACCACGACGTGGCCTTCCACCGGGCCGTCGTGGAGGCCGCGCACAACACCGCGCTGACCGCGACGTACGCCTGGTTCAGCAGCTCCGTACGCGAAGCGCTGCTCACCTCGCTCGACGACGAGCAGATGCCGCGCATGGTGCACGGCGATCACCGCGCCGTCCTGGACGCCATCGCGTCCGGCGACCCCGAGGCGGCGGAGAAAGCCGTTCGCGCGCTGCTGGAGCCGCCGAAACGGGCGCTGGAGAAGCTGCTCGCGGAGCGGTGA